The genomic stretch TTCTGTAGATAGGATTTTTCTATACAGTCAGACTCAGGAGTGGCCGTTTCAGCCGATGCCCAGAAGTCAATCTATCACCGTCAACGAACCGTTCTTGATTATATTCCAAGAGGTTCGTAACGATTGTGTACCCTTGGAACGAGATCGTCAGACGACGGCAGCTTTAATCGCTCGCTGGTGACGCCTTGTGCAACAATCGATGTCCGCAGAAGATTACGGTTGCACAAGGTGACGTATACCCAATCACACTGTGCTGTGATACGCTTGCAGAGCCAGAGCTACTGGCTTCGGTTTCATCTACAATACTACTACTGTAATCGAGAAGCTCCCTTCATACCTGCTGCTACTACGGCCTTGCTTACGTGGCTCGCTTTCGCGGACTATTCTTGTCGGTGTGACGTTATCCGCTCGAGATCACGCCTTCCGCATGGGTTGGACCACCCTCCCCATCACAACGATCGTGATGAGCTGTATATCTCGTGGCAGCCTCCGGATCGATGACGATGAGCTTCTTCCCGCGACGCTTCTTCTGCTGGACATCCTCTTTGCCGAGGTCATCGAGGAAGTTCATGACGCGGGCCACAGTCTGAGTATGTGGACGCTTTCCTTCCGAGGCGGTTAACACTCGCTTGATCGCTCGGCTATCGATGACGAGGCCAGCAGGGGCCTTCTCGGCATAATCCTGGATGTCACGAGCGATGAACCGTGCGCGTTCTTGGTTGGTGGTGAGCTCGCGATCGGCAACGTGCTCCGGGAGAGTGCAGATGCGCTCCAGTGGTGTCTCCGAGTTCTTCGAGGGGTCTTTCTCGGTGTCAACCCCGGGGGTAGTATCTTCAGAAGGGGCGTCCGTCTGTTGGTTTTCGACCTCAGCAATCTTCTGGCGGATCTCTGCCTTATCGCGCTCGTTGTGAGCGCGGTAGTCGGCCAATTCGGTTTCGAGCTCGTTGATCCGGTCGGCTTGCTGCTCGACGGTGTCTCGCAGGTCTTCGACGGTCTGTATGAGCTGTTCAACGGTGCGACTGTCTGTAGCGTCGGCTGTTGCGGTCATGGCTGTCTGAGCAAAGCCACGGCTCTTGACAGGGCAAACTATATGCCGTGTCAGCCAGAAGGGACAGTTGTTCTACGACGGCCCCTTTCCGGCCTTTTTGTTTCCGTAGCTTTGCGTGTTATCTCACATGCCCCTGACTTAAAGCCCAGTGACAATGTGATATCATTTGTCAGACGGACAGCTGACGTATTGCTAAGTGAACACGGACATGTTCCTCATGCAATGAAGAATATCACTGTCCGGCTCGACGAGGAACTCATCGATGAACTTGAGTTAGAAGCTGATGAACACGGCGTATCGCGTAGTGAATACATTCGCAACACTCTTGTAACACGTGATGAACACGACGACACACGCGATGAATACGAGCAAGAGATCACCGATCTCAAAGAGCGAATTAACGAGCTTGAGACGGAAAATGAGAGAATGCGAAATGAGAAGCGGCTTATTCTCGAACAGCGCGAAGAAAATACTGAACTTGTTGAGTACGTCCAAGAAGAGCGGGAGCTGCAACAGCGGCGCGAGGAACGTCTGGATGCCCCTGTGTGGCGACGAGCGAAATGGTGGCTCGTTGGGCGGTGATTTAACGTCCAAATTAATCGCTCGTCTGAGGCCGTAGCATACTCGCGGATTGCCTCGATGATGATGCGCTATATTGAGTTGACACTGAGTCGATACTTGGTTTCTGTCTGACCTCTACGGGTGGTGACGGTGCGAACGGCTAACGGTGATGTCATTGCCACCGAGAATCGACGACTTGCGTCCCGCGGCCGTATTGTGTTCGCCACCGGATACTGATGCGCGGACACCACTAGCTAGATTGGTGCGACCACATTTGTGGGTGTTGGAGGCAGGGACAACACTTAACATGTTGGGGATCATAACAACACTTGATGCCGGAGGATGATGATGCAACGTTACTCCTCGAAACACGGCAGAACTTTGGCGACACCTACGCCGAAGTCCGTGCATGGGATGTTCCCCCGTCGGAGCGATACCCGGACGGGGTCCACTACTCGATGCAGTACGGTACGACCGACGGCAGTCTCATCTTTCGCTACGATAACTTTCCTGACCACCCCGGCGCGGCGGAACACCACAAGCATATCGGCGAATCTCGGGTTGAGGACATCGATTTCCCCGGTGTACTCGACCTGTATCGACGGTTCAAAGCGGAGGTAAATGATCATGAAAACGGACAATGGAAATGAGACAGAATCAGACGAGCGCGTGCTGCACATCCGCTTCAAGCAGAGCGATAGCGAGTCGGTTGAAGCAGCACTCGCAGCGCTCGACCAGGGAGAGACACCTGAACCATATCTCGAGGTCGTGTTTCACGATCCCGTGCAATTGCATCAGGTGACTCGACCGAAAAACTTGGAGTTGTTGCAGGTGATTACGAGCGAGCACCCCGAGAGCATCCGCGAAACAGCCCGAATCGTTGAGCGGGATGTTCGACAGGTCCACCGGAATCTGAACGAGTTAGAATCGCTTGGACTGATCGATCTCGATACAGTCGGACAATCCAAGCGGCCGACGGTCTGGTATGATTCTATCTCGGTCGATCTCTCACTAGATCACCCGGTCAACGACAGACGGGGCGTAAAAGCGTAGCCCCCAGAGACGCTATAACGTCTGGCCGACCTGATCTGTCAACGACTGCCGACTGAGGTCGCACTTT from Halalkalicoccus tibetensis encodes the following:
- a CDS encoding ribbon-helix-helix protein, CopG family; this encodes MKNITVRLDEELIDELELEADEHGVSRSEYIRNTLVTRDEHDDTRDEYEQEITDLKERINELETENERMRNEKRLILEQREENTELVEYVQEERELQQRREERLDAPVWRRAKWWLVGR
- a CDS encoding DUF6516 family protein, with translation MPEDDDATLLLETRQNFGDTYAEVRAWDVPPSERYPDGVHYSMQYGTTDGSLIFRYDNFPDHPGAAEHHKHIGESRVEDIDFPGVLDLYRRFKAEVNDHENGQWK
- a CDS encoding transcriptional regulator codes for the protein MKTDNGNETESDERVLHIRFKQSDSESVEAALAALDQGETPEPYLEVVFHDPVQLHQVTRPKNLELLQVITSEHPESIRETARIVERDVRQVHRNLNELESLGLIDLDTVGQSKRPTVWYDSISVDLSLDHPVNDRRGVKA